The genome window TCTACAGTGATAAATGAAACGTGAATTATTCCTTGGCAAAGCGTACTGAtactagggctgggcgataatACGataacaacatacagtatatcatgatataactttagtcttcttctctttttcttttccaaaatatccatattttaaacactgaccgtgttgtgttacttttattttctcttcttagGTAAGAGCAAGGAAGCTGAGATCAAACGGATCAATAAAGAGCTGGCCAACATACGctccaagtttaaaggtgacaaGGCTCTGGACGGCTACAGCAAGAAGAAGTACGTCTGCAAGTTGCTCTTCATCTTCCTGCTTGGCCATGACATCGACTTTGGACACATGGAGGCTGTCAACCTGCTGAGCTCCAACAAgtacacagagaaacaaatagTACGTCTCTCCCTGCTTGTTATACCATTGATATTAACAGAGGCTGTGTTTGTAATAGATACACACGTTGCCCAAGAATTCTGACCCTGGCGTGGATTCCAACACGTGACCTTCTGATCtgccgtgttgttgttgtttgtactATACTGGGGCCACTAGACTAggctgtgttttaatgttgcaACGGAAATGATTCTGTAATTTGCATCACTgccaaaaatgaaacagatgaAGAAGAATTTAGCATGTTTGTTAAGTTACCAGTTGAGCCACAGCCAACAAAATCCAGTGTGCATTGCAGTCGTTTGACCAAGgaaaaaatgctgtttaaatccaTATCAGCGAGTCAAAAAACCccatatttaaatgttgttgtgtatATTGTTAACTCCTCCCCACCCTCCAGCCCCTCGCCATCTAACGCCATTTAATCTCTAATTGAAAGTGTGCCGGACCTTCTTTCTCAATGCAATGTGTTTGaagtttaaatgtaatttaaacatATAACATAGTTTAATGCAGTAAAAgttaaagcaggaaaaaaaacccacaccagCCACTTATTGCTGTTCCTTTCTGGGGGTTTTCAGCACCAGGAAGTGCTGAGTAAGCACATTTTGACTGAGTCAGGATCTTAGTGTTGTCAGCGTTAAATGCTGTACCAGCAAAAACAGCAGAAACGGATGAGCTTCTTCTGTGTCCGTGCACAGAAAGGACAGAGTGGACACTGCCTGTGATCATTTGAATGTTAACCAAATGACTCCATGGTTATTTTCAGTTGTCCCAGTAAAGCAAAGATCAGGCACCACCTGAATTCCCTTGTTTTGAGTCTGAAACACAATTCAACTAAAAGATAACGTAAGTTAATAGACATAATTGTGGTTGGAGATGCCATGAGAAGAATGACCTTTGAACCTTTTCTATTAGGTTCTTATCAAAAACGCTGCAATCATCAATTATTCGATTTAAGggcttttttaataattaaaacaagttctcagattatttagcttcttaaacaaagtgaatattctctggtttctttgctccatagaacaaagaaatcattgaaaacaaacaaaacaatacatttgagaacataatcatTTCCGGGTTAGATTCAGGGAACAAAAATGAACTTTTACTTGTGATACACGTGTTAAATGAAAGACGGACGTGGTGGTTTTTTTAGAAGGAAAATAATAAGGTAAGAATAATTACAAAATCATTTGCACTATTGCTGCACCTACTACAAACGAAATTTAGAGGTGAAGgttctcaaataaataaaaagtaagtataataatacatcaaaaataaataaagatcaaTTATAGTGCAGCATGTAGAAAATACTGTCAACATTTTCGAGTAAAACTTACCAAATATCTGGCAAAGCCAAACGGCTTATTCTGCTATTGACTCTTGTTTGGTGTTGATTGGATTGGATGATTGAAGAAACAAGACATATTGgcaatttaacaatttattaaatgaacaaacagtacctggcacctcctcctcatgctggCCACCAGCCTGGTTCAAGCAGCTGGGTCAGCCAGTGTGGTTGTATTGGTCACGCTGGTCCCACAGCTGTTAAATGGGGTTGAGATTGCAGACCATTCCATCCTAGTCTCTGTGTGGGAGAGCATTGTCATATTGGTAACCAGCATGTTTCCTCAGACTTCACTCATACAATCCAATAAGTCAATAGCAAAATAAGTCGATATAAAGATTATCTGATACAGTACTAACTACCTGTTGAGTGCTAGTAGAGAGTCAAttgactatcaaaataaaatgataccaCCTGtccttggaaaaaaaaccttatatTGATGCATGTCAGACAAATCCATGTGCTGATGAGTGTCGGCTAATATGAGACCGCACAGTTGGTGGCTTTATTTACTGCTAAATATTACAcaataaactgtaaaactacTGTATACAGGTATATATGAtatgttttttctcctccactgtcTACTTTAGGGTTACCTGTTCATCTCAGTGCTGGTAAACAGCAACAGTGAACTGATCCGACTGATCAACAACGCCATCAAGAATGACCTGTCCAGCCGCAACCCCACCTTCATGTGTCTGGCACTTCACTGTATTGCAAACGTTGGTAGCCGTGAGATGGCCGAGGCCTTTGCGAGCGAGATCCCGCGGATCCTGGTTGCTGGGTGAGTCTGACCTCTACCTTTGAGAGTCATGCTTAGGTTTTATTAATGTTTCTGTGAATGATGTCACTGtaatgtcatgtgactgtgatgcaATGCAGCGACACGATGGACAGTGTGAAACAGTCGGCTGCCCTCTGCCTTCTGAGGCTTTACAAGACCTCCCCTGACTTGGTTCTGATGGGTGAGTGGACGTCACGCGTGGTGCACCTGCTCAACGATCAACACATGGTGAGAGCTCAGTCCAGACCACCGCAGACACAACCCTTTCAGGTGTAGGTGAGCAGGCGGTAGCTTTGGGCACCATCAGCTGGAGGGGCACCCTAATGCTGCGACGTAGACGTGGACTGTGTGATCTGCTTGGCGAGTTGAGAATGATGAAATATAGGTTTTTAGTCCACATTACTCTGTTGCCAATTATAGATGCATACATTCTACCTCAATGTTTTATAgccagctctcacacacacacacacacacacacactgatatatCATTAACCCTTTGGCTGCTGCTTGTTTTGTGACGCTGCAGTTACTTTGTTCAGTCCTTCACGAGTACTGACCCGACAGCACAGCACTGTTTACACTTCACTGGGCTTTCTGACAGGAAATCAATATGTAGGACTATCTGTGTATAATCTAATAATTACGCAtggatatttaaaaacattcaaacctaAGGAAGTTTCAGTAGAATGACTTTCTTCAAATcgtctgatgtttttttttctcacagaaaTGTCAGGACATGTTGCTTCTGTTTAGAAATGGTGGTGTATATTATGCAGCTTTgtaatatgtgtttatgtgattttagaagagaaaaatcaaatcatagagagtgactgtgtgtaactaatacattttcacttttacaaTCGTTGGAATCAGCTACAGCACTGGTTACTACAGGGCTGtggtaaataaaatgaatgagtgTGATGTATTCATCTTGTGGTGTGTTTCCCAGGGTGTGGTGACAGCAGCTATCTCTCTCATCACATGTCTGAGCCAAAAGAATCCCGATGAGTTCAAGACCTGCGTTTCTTTGGCTGTTTCCCGACTCAGCAGGGTAAGTGTGGACATAAGTGTGCGTGagtctttttgtgttttcattgttcaGGTAACAATTAGGTTTACATGAGAGCTACAGTGACGGCCTTTGCACTGACAATGTGACTTTAATAAAAAGTCAATATCTGACAGACGTCCTAAAGTCCGTCCTGAAGCTGTGAAGTTCGCTCACTTCTCAAATCAGTGTTGGTTGCACCctcatattttgtatttgatcAGTGACTCCACCGGTTCATTTCTGGTCCCTAAAAGTgatttttcagtcattttcactGAATTTCTTTCAGTGCTTATCGATGTGCAAAGGTCTTTGGGTAAGGTTTTGGGAAAGGATTAATGCAGGTTTAGAGTTAATTATTTTTCTGATGGTTCCTTCAAGAGTGAGGAGACGTGGCATTATCGTGAGTGTCCTCACAGCACACACAAGTTAGGCCTGTAGTCACCAATATTACACGTTGTTGGACTGAATTTGTACTTTGTACTATTCAACCATTGATTTgttgcaaagaaaaacaatctgtgTGTATATGGTATTTCTCGAGTAATAAATCAGTGTTAAAGAAGACGTAAGGCAAATGCAGCGTTGCAATGTTAGAAAAGTGGCTTACAACTTATAAAATTACAACAGTGGAGTAAAGAATTATTGAgtaacttctgtgtgtgtgtgtgtgtgtggaaatataCTGTCGCACTTTATAACACACAGCTATTATATGAGACACTATTCCTTCAAATGAATTAACAGCAAAACAACTTTACTGTCTTTTCTATTGGGTCTAGAGGgcatttcaaaatgtattgaaaGTGAAGCTGTGCTCAGATCACCGTCTGCTGGACCATGTGGCAATTACTTCAGATTATATAGATACTTCCTTAATCCCTCACaggaaataacatttattttgtaagtaCATTCACAtcaaacatgtctgtaaagtaaaataaaataaaaacattttcattattcttATACCAGAAATGATAAGTGCCAAAAGTCCTCTGAAGTTGGATATTAAAATTGCActaataaatacaataatattaaATACTCCAGTACAATCAAATCTGGTATGTGAAAATGCGGTATTTAAAATCCAGTTGTTATTTAAGAGCATTTAAAATCTGGTGGCAGCTGAAAGGAACGTCTTTGTGCAGCCTTCAGTCCGGCCTCTGTAACTGAAGTCGCTCTGAGGGTGTGGAGACGGTTTGAGTTTATCAGGAAACCTGCTGAACAGAGTCCAGTTCAGAGCCAACCACGGAGCCCGACTTTTAAAGTGTGAGTTGACTGTTCTTTGGCCCTTACTTGAAGTCACGTGATCGCAGTGTACACACATGCTGCATCTGTAACAGTACACTACCTGGACAGGTAGTGTGGTCCTGCCTgatgtgcttctaggctgtatttTCTGAACTTGAACAGCTTTTTTAAGATTAGAAATTTGACGTATTTTGAcgagttttaaataaaaagtcacaaCTCTATTATTGTGTGTGAATTCAGAGTCACTGCAAAAACTCCCAGTCAATCACAAAACTGCATGTAGTGTAGTGTGGGATGCACAGCAATCCTATGAAAGTTGTCCAGTGTGTGAGCTTGGCATAAGCAATACACAGCTGAGAACAAATAGATTCCACTTTAATGATTGCAATGAAACTAAAGGAAAACATTCTGTCTGTCTAGATTGTGTCATCAGCCTCCACCGACCTGCAGGATTACACCTACTACTTTGTGCCTGCGCCATGGCTCTCATGCAAGTTGCTGCGCCTGCTGCAGTGCTACCCTCCACCAGAAGATGGTGCTGTCAAGGGTCGCCTGGTCGAGTGTCTGGAGACCATCCTCAACAAGGCACAGGAACCACCTAAATCCAAAAAGGTCCAGCACTCCAATGCCAAGAATGCAATCTTGTTTGAGGCGATCTCACTTATCATCCACTATGACAGGTGAGCCCAGCCAACACACTGTGATGTCATAGTCATTTAAACTCACTTAAATGTGTTCACATGTCCAACAGAACTTGAAATGACTGAAGGTGTTATTGTATGTTATTGTAATATGATGAGATTTATACAGATTAATGACATGTACATGAATGCGTATTTATACTGTGATTTCTTtccttatttgtttttattttaattgaacGAGGGTAAGTCTTTTGACACATTAGAATAAGTGTGGCCTTAGAACACCTGATGAGTTTCATATCATTTTTAGATAGCGATTGGTTTTAGTTGTATCCAAACCTACAGTTGGCTCTTTTAGTTGCCAGTTTACATCTGATCAACCTGATTGTTACTGTAGGATGAAATGAAACTATCATGAATTACTATTTGGACAATAATTTAAGCATATGTGGTTCACATTAGCACTGGGGAATAAGTTCATGTTCTTGAAGTGTtggtttaaaatgtcatttttttatttattattgctttTCTAATTTTGGGACTAAGTTGTGGCCTATTAATACATAAGTACCTACATGGGTCAAACATGGAGTGAAGccactctcactttctctcctctcctccctttgtattcaacaatgttttatagttatatatttattgtttacAAAGATCACATGTCCTGTCTGCTGTGGAGAACACTGAGCATGTCCCAGTAGTTACAGGACTAAGATGTTTAGGAGTGAGTGATCTCACGCTCCATATAATGTATGGTAAATTATTTGATGTGATTCCTATCTTCCTCTTCATGTGAGACAGGTGGGGCGGCGCCCTAGTGCCCTCTATTGAGAGGTTGCCACTGGTTTGAACCAAGAACTGTTCTATTTTTGAATGAAACAGTTTAACTGAATTAAGGATCCAGTGGAGTTTTAGTGGTGTCCTTGATGCGCGTCGAGCAGGGGCTTCATTAATGAGGAAACTACATCAGTTAAAAACTGTGAGGAGCAGCCTTGTAACAGAAGTGGGAAGCATTGTGGTGACAGTGGAGTGAGCTTCTCTGCCTGGTGACAGATGATTAGACTGGGCAAGTCTACGTGCTTGAGtacatgggaaaaaaagaagacatagaAAGGGCCGTGGATCACATTTAATGTGTAAAGCTCTTAAGTGCTTTGACTTTCTTGCTAATTAAAGGTGAAACAAATGTCATGGATGAATAAGGtagtaaatagtaaataaacagtaaaaatgaTTGAAACGGCAGGAAAGGGAACGCAGGCACAAGCTATCCCAGTTAACTAGCTTGATGGAgtacatttaaatttgacaatgaGGCCTCAGTCAGTGTGGTACACTGCAAATACATAATGGACCTGatatcactcatgacaccatgtagacaatcgAAGTTCAATGGAATTCAAATATTAAATGAGTTATCATGACATATTAAAATGTCATGATAATTTGGATAAAATGAGTTTTTGGCGAATCATGACACCCCAATCAATCCCGCTGATGATGTCTCAAGAGGGAAAACTGTAGAAGCATGTTTGAGAAATCAGAGCTGGGTTTGTGGCCCAAGGTTCTTGCTTCcgtttgttttgatattggATGGATTTGATAGAGTTGGTTAAATCGAGGAACGGTGAAACTGTTTGAGTGGTCGAGACTGACTTTTACTGAGAGGTCGttggaagaagaggaaacataaGTGGTCAGTGCCTCGATCAAGAGAACTGCTGGACCATATGTTTTGGTCCAACAAATCCGAATGTCCCAGAATGTGATGGTGCTCATAGACGGAATGAGAGTGAGTGAACGAGCTTTGCTTTATGTTTTTCAGTGAACCGAACCTGCTGGTGCGAGCCTGTAACCAACTGGGCCAGTTCCTGCAGCACAGAGAGACTAACCTGCGCTACCTGGCTCTGGAGAGCATGTGTACTCTGGCCAGCTCGGAGTTTTCCCATGAAGCTGTCAAGACGCACATCGAGACTGTCATCAACGCCCTCAAGGTGGTGTCTCACTTCCACATGAACATCCAGTACTTCCTAAGGACATGTGTTGTTGAGCTGTGGCGTACGGGACAGTTGACACACACTGAATGTCTTGCTTTTGTCTCTGCAGACTGAGAGGGATGTGAGTGTTAGACAGAGGGCAGCTGATCTGCTGTATGCCATGTGTGATCGCAGTAATGCCAAGCAGATCGTTGCAGAGATGCTCAGCTACCTGGAGACTGCAGACTATTCCATCAGAGAGGAGATGGTGGGTGTCAGAGGTTTTGTTCTATGGATCATTTTCTGTAACTGGTCATATTTCTCCTGAAATGTCACAGAGatgttgttgtgctgttgtgttgtcttcCTCCAGGTGCTAAAAGTGGCCATCCTTGCAGAGAAATATGCCGTCGATTACTCCTGGTATGTGGACACTATTCTCAATCTTATCCGCATCGCTGGTGACTATGTCAGCGAAGAGGTGTGGTATCGCGTTATTCAGATCGTCATCAACCGAGACGATGTGCAGGGCTACGCAGCGAAGACGGTCTTTGAGGTAATGCTGTATGAAAGGAAGCTGAGAGTCAAAGGGTGGATATCAAACTGTTATACAACAGTCAAATTACAACTGAAAGTTATTCTTTATTGTGCAactcaggtgtaaaccagtcacatttgttgatccaggtccAAATCAAAGTAATCATCAGGCATTTGGTGGAGTTTAGTGACACGTTAATGTGGCAGTACATTTTGCCAGTTTGCTGTATTTGTAAAAACTTGGTTTAGGTTTTGGCAAACCCAAAGATGTCCCCTGGGACCAATCTGATGGTCCTTACCCAGTCTCTGAGAGTGACTGCTGTTAAAAGCTGCCTTTTACCATTATACAGTGTCTGCATCCCTGTTCTAACTGTTCTTTGTCTTCCAGGCCTTGCAGGCTCCGGCCTGCCACGAGAACATGGTGAAGGTTGGAGGCTACATTTTGGGAGAGTTTGGTAACCTCATTGCTGGCGATCCACGCTCCAGGTATGTCAAGTCATGGCTCACTGCCCTTCATTGGCACTCGCAGGGATTAGTTTCTCAAAAATAATCCCTGCTGTCGCCAAGTGTGACGTATGCAACGACATGACCACCCGTCACATCACAGTACCTGAGGCAGTAACACACTGTGTCCATAAATGTAGACAATAAGTCAAGCTTAATTCAGCCTGACGTGGGTGTTTTTGAAGAGACACTAAAGTAGTAAGAACTCCTTATGACTGTAAAGACTCCAGAGCAAAAACATGACATGTAGTCACACACTGATCCTTCAACTCTGGAAGATGTCTAATGTGTAGTTGGCTTGTGTTGATTATTGATATGATAAATAATAGATATGTTGGTCCTGCCCTGCAGCCCTTTGGTTCAGTTCAACCTTCTCCACTCCAAGTTCCATCTGTGTTCCGTGCCGACTCGCGCCCTGCTGCTGTCGGCCTACATCAAGTTCATCAACCTGTTCCCAGAGACCAAGGCTACCATCCAAGAAGTGCTGCGCTGTGACAGCCAGATCCGCAACTCGGACGTGGAGCTGCAGCAGCGTGCTGTGGAGTATCTGAAGCTCTCTTCCATTGCCAGCACCGATGTCCTGGTAAGTTCTGGCAGAACTAACCTCAGTAAGCGGTCAACGATTAGGAAACGACAGCAGGAAGCGCTGGTGTTATAATCTTCATGAGCAGCAGTCTGGAGCTCTGGAGCCTAAAGGTTGATTCTTTCTCTGCACTTTAGAAAACAGTGCAGGCAGTCGCTAAATAATCTGTTTGGCTGTTGGTTATTTTCTCAGTTCATTGATAAGACGCTCGTGTCCATCCCGGCGTCAAACACAAGTGACTAAATCCACTAATTTtccacgggggggggggggcgtgctgaacatactgtgtgtgtgtgtgtgtgcgtgtgtgtgcgtgtgtgcgcgcgctcgCCTGCAGTTAATAATCATGACTGAACAGAAGACAACATGTGCTCCTCAGACGTCATTTATCAGTTATTTCTGTCATGCTAAAATCCTGAGGGACATCACACAGACCTACATTTAAGATAAGTTTCATTTGAAGTGAATCAGAGTCATAAAAACATTCTTATAGAGTTCTTATGTGTATGTTGAATATCTGATTACTAAGCATGTGAAAGAAGCAAATGAATTGTGTGTGGtcaattcttttatttttccctctgaattttatttttcataaaaatgtctCTGGGACCTGTCTAAAAGACATTACATTAAATCCctgctttattattgttttggtgATAGAGTTACAGTGGAAAAGATTAGACTgaattggtgtttgtttttgtttgatttttatcGGGATACACTTTTAGTGCATTTCGCCCATCCCTACTATCTACTCTGTTCCTTTAGGCCACTGTCCTGGAGGAGATGCCTCCCTTCCCAGAGAGAGAATCATCAATCCTGGCcaagctgaagaagaagaagggtcCTGGTGCCATATCTGTGACAGAGCTGGAAGACAGCAAAAGGGAGGGTGGGGAGTTGAACGGAGGGAGCGACCGAGGGCCAGATACAGCAGCCATGGCTGCCTCTAATGCTGTAAGCAGATTCTCTGACAAACTCTCTGTTGTGCTCTCTGTTTCAGCTGTGACAAAAAGACATTCCCTTTGTTTTTCAGTCCACCCCGTCACCGTCAGCAGATCTCCTCGGGATTCGTTCGGCCGCTCCCATCAATGCAGCTCCAGCCGGTGCTGGCAGTTTATTGGTCGATGTGTTCTCTGAGGCAGGCCCTGCTGCACCTTCCACTGCTGTGAACGACGACGGCTTCCTGAGGTAAAGGTCACATCTACACGAGCAAATGTAGAATTAGAATTTGCTGCAGGCCAAAGTCCAGTATGAGTGAAACAAGTGAAACAAGTGAAACAAAACTCAATAATGCAGTCAAGCAAACACAAGCTGATCACGGGTCATTGGTTGTAAGTTGACTCTCATACTGGACTGAGTGAAGGTGGGTTTCAGCACCCTGACTGAGTCATGTACTGTGGTCCTATAGTGAACTGTTAATGGAAATGTTgtggtgagtgtttgtgttgtcagtCGACTATGCAGCTAGTTGTAAGACGTCTGTTGAGTGTTTGTCTTTGCTCTATCTTTGTCTGATATGGACCTGTCAACCTTTCAGCTAAACCCTTACAGCCCACAAATCATAAATAGATTAAAGTTTGATTTTCATTTCGCTGAACACACCACAGTGCATCCAAACAGAGAGAGTTTAACATGACATAACAATAACATCCATGGCAGAACATTACATTTGCCATCCCTGATAAGTGTTTCCAATAACAAGCTATCAATTGGTTTCATATTTGgtttaatttgaattattatCTATATTTATAGCACAGTAGTGATGTCACATTCTGTACGTGCTGGTACTAAGTTTGTGTTTAGTTAGCCTTTCTGGCCATTCCAATGAGTACTCTTTATAAATCTGCTGTGTTCAAATGAATTCTACCCCATCATGTTCTCCACCTGTCAACTCTTAAATGTTTGAAAGCTCCGAGTTCTGGATGTCCCGTTACACCATTACCCATGTCGTAATTCCGAGTTTAAAGAGTTAAACTTGAGCACGGCACAAGTAGTAGTCGTGGGAAAAAAGATCAAAGTGGTAATGCTAACGTCGGGATGCAACAATGATTCCATTAATTCCAtaaatactcgattaatcgagcaaATCCTGGCTGCGTCGCGGCTGAGTCGTATCGatctgtggctgtgtgtgctTCACTGGATGAGTTTAAGAAACAATTACAGACGAGCTTTAATGAAATAGTTGAAAGGCTTAAAGGTGGTTACCTCAAAATTGTGAAAGCTCAAGTGTAAAGACAAATTAGAGAAAACAAGGCGACAGGAATGTTGACAGGTCTGCTACACtatgtctttttatttacttttttcttaCTCTATATGTgactgtcttttgtctttttctctccttcccttccctccatttttcgtgtgtgcgtgtgtgtgcgtgtgtgtgtgtgtgtgtgtgtgtaatatgaaTATTTGTCTGTCGCCTGTCCTCTACCGTGATTGGACAATGAAAGAGATCTGGAACAGCCCACCGAGACCTCCGATTCCCTATTGGCGGAGGGTTCTGGTGACTCGGAGTAAGGGCCTAGTAGTAAATCACAGAATTAgcacaaaaaagacacagataTTATTAAGTATGGCACAGctacattgttgttttatgacCTTTATATCTTCAACATAGTTTAAAAAGTAGTTTAATGTACATGGTCCCATTTAGGTGTACATAACAGCATTTGCCTGTTAATATTTTTAGATTGACCACAAACCTCTTGCTCTCCAGCTCGTTTGGCACCACATGATGAGCACTCTTTAACATACTAACGTGACTGAAACTGACCAATTTACTTATagaagtgtgaattgatgtgAACATGGAGTCTGTGTGAACAGTAGACTCCCGTCAGTAAGTAAAGGGCTAACACTTTACATTGCACCATAGTAACAATATGTTAATTGTATAACAAAAGTGAAATAGCTTGATAATATGGTAGTGTCATCTTATTTGACGGAAGAAGCTATCACCATGTAATAGCTtagcaaaaacaataaagaatgTTCACCAGGCTGTTAATGTGAATGGAAATGTTTCCAGTGACGAGttaacatacaaacatgtttttgtcattcgCTGTATTCGCGTAAgtaaaacaaattaatatttgtGGAAAACTTCGCCTCCAGAGAATGATTCGAAAAACCAATCAGTGTTAAGATCCCGTCCATGTCCAGCGTCCATGTCACCATAGAGGACAAATGTATCATCTCTGTGGCTTCACACCTGGAGCTCTACGACACAATGTtatcctctccctcactcagctctcagcccacttctttgGCATTTGGCTGCAGAAGAGGGGGTTTAGTTAGACTCAAAGATATAGCATAGCACTGTACTATTATCTCCTTATTACCAAACTAATACCAAGGTGGaaattgcattagaaataagGTGGTATTACTGTACTATGTCTTCATATTCCAAACATTATTATACTACCATACTAGTGTCATGTTGTCACTGCAATGTAAAGTGTTGCCAGCAAAGGCTTACTGTATTACCCTATCAGTTTGTTTATAAAGTTGCATTTTATCACTACAGATCATTGTAAATGGTAACTCTAAACACAGAGGCAGCTTAAAGTAGCTCTAACTGTCGTCAGGTAGCTTGTGTTAACACTGTAGGGAGATGCTACTGCACTAACCCTGTCAAGATTCTTGAATCTTGTTTCCGGTACTTCACCGGATTTGTTTATAACCAATTCAGGTGTGGCATCAGTGCAATAGTTATATATGTGCATATTTAAAatgcacacaaagacacactgtgaATGGTGACAATACTCCTCAACTACATCAAGACCTTGTAACAACATTCAACTGATTTCATTTCAGGCTGCAAacaagtgtgcacacacaaacatgcttcaTGTGTAGCCTCTGTATGTGCTTTGGCTGAAGTAGAGTGCAGTTCATCATTTTGGCTCTGTATTCTACaactttactgtatgttttctttttgtgtgttgttcagAACCACAGCAGCATACGGAAGagtattcaaaataaaaatcctcTTCCGTAGCAGGACAATGTGTTCACCCAGCGTGGTTAAAAACGCTGAAATCAAAAAGTGGAAGTCTGCACTGAACtctcatgtttctttttttttgatgtgtgaTTTGAATACAGAACCAAAAAGAAAGTTTTCCCTTTAAAGTTCAATTACTCGGCAAATATTTTGTCATTGTGCAATTATAtcatttttgtgcattttgcTTTTACTAACACCC of Solea solea chromosome 16, fSolSol10.1, whole genome shotgun sequence contains these proteins:
- the ap2a1 gene encoding AP-2 complex subunit alpha-2 isoform X1, whose protein sequence is MPAVSKGDGMRGLAVFISDIRNCKSKEAEIKRINKELANIRSKFKGDKALDGYSKKKYVCKLLFIFLLGHDIDFGHMEAVNLLSSNKYTEKQIGYLFISVLVNSNSELIRLINNAIKNDLSSRNPTFMCLALHCIANVGSREMAEAFASEIPRILVAGDTMDSVKQSAALCLLRLYKTSPDLVLMGEWTSRVVHLLNDQHMGVVTAAISLITCLSQKNPDEFKTCVSLAVSRLSRIVSSASTDLQDYTYYFVPAPWLSCKLLRLLQCYPPPEDGAVKGRLVECLETILNKAQEPPKSKKVQHSNAKNAILFEAISLIIHYDSEPNLLVRACNQLGQFLQHRETNLRYLALESMCTLASSEFSHEAVKTHIETVINALKTERDVSVRQRAADLLYAMCDRSNAKQIVAEMLSYLETADYSIREEMVLKVAILAEKYAVDYSWYVDTILNLIRIAGDYVSEEVWYRVIQIVINRDDVQGYAAKTVFEALQAPACHENMVKVGGYILGEFGNLIAGDPRSSPLVQFNLLHSKFHLCSVPTRALLLSAYIKFINLFPETKATIQEVLRCDSQIRNSDVELQQRAVEYLKLSSIASTDVLATVLEEMPPFPERESSILAKLKKKKGPGAISVTELEDSKREGGELNGGSDRGPDTAAMAASNASTPSPSADLLGIRSAAPINAAPAGAGSLLVDVFSEAGPAAPSTAVNDDGFLRDLEQPTETSDSLLAEGSGDSDSSAPPSEDPATPLSEADELLNKFVCKNNGVLFENQLLQIGIKSEYRQNLGRMYLFYGNKTSVQFASFTTNVSCPGELQSQLNVQTKQVEPLVEGGAQIQQVLNIECLTDFSDAPLLNIKFRYGGALQNLTLKLPVTINKFFQPTEMASHDFFQRWKQLSQPQQEAQKIFKANHSMDTEVLKAKLLGLGTALLDNVDPNPENFVCAGVIQTKSQQVGCLLRLEPNAQAQMYRLTLRCSKDSVSQRLCELLAQQF
- the ap2a1 gene encoding AP-2 complex subunit alpha-2 isoform X2; this translates as MPAVSKGDGMRGLAVFISDIRNCKSKEAEIKRINKELANIRSKFKGDKALDGYSKKKYVCKLLFIFLLGHDIDFGHMEAVNLLSSNKYTEKQIGYLFISVLVNSNSELIRLINNAIKNDLSSRNPTFMCLALHCIANVGSREMAEAFASEIPRILVAGDTMDSVKQSAALCLLRLYKTSPDLVLMGEWTSRVVHLLNDQHMGVVTAAISLITCLSQKNPDEFKTCVSLAVSRLSRIVSSASTDLQDYTYYFVPAPWLSCKLLRLLQCYPPPEDGAVKGRLVECLETILNKAQEPPKSKKVQHSNAKNAILFEAISLIIHYDSEPNLLVRACNQLGQFLQHRETNLRYLALESMCTLASSEFSHEAVKTHIETVINALKTERDVSVRQRAADLLYAMCDRSNAKQIVAEMLSYLETADYSIREEMVLKVAILAEKYAVDYSWYVDTILNLIRIAGDYVSEEVWYRVIQIVINRDDVQGYAAKTVFEALQAPACHENMVKVGGYILGEFGNLIAGDPRSSPLVQFNLLHSKFHLCSVPTRALLLSAYIKFINLFPETKATIQEVLRCDSQIRNSDVELQQRAVEYLKLSSIASTDVLATVLEEMPPFPERESSILAKLKKKKGPGAISVTELEDSKREGGELNGGSDRGPDTAAMAASNASTPSPSADLLGIRSAAPINAAPAGAGSLLVDVFSEAGPAAPSTAVNDDGFLRFVCKNNGVLFENQLLQIGIKSEYRQNLGRMYLFYGNKTSVQFASFTTNVSCPGELQPGLNVQTKQVEPLVEGGAQIQQVLNIECLTDFSDAPLLNIKFRYGGALQNLTLKLPVTINKFFQPTEMASHDFFQRWKQLSQPQQEAQKIFKANHSMDTEVLKAKLLGLGTALLDNVDPNPENFVCAGVIQTKSQQVGCLLRLEPNAQAQMYRLTLRCSKDSVSQRLCELLAQQF